A genomic region of Miscanthus floridulus cultivar M001 chromosome 3, ASM1932011v1, whole genome shotgun sequence contains the following coding sequences:
- the LOC136544135 gene encoding uncharacterized protein, translated as MTTAATIRIVVVIGQKGLKLGVVPGRASRSLGEITLPVQFGTASNFRVEHINFYVADFNTANHAILGRPALAKFMAIPHYACLVLKMPSPTRVLALWANLSIVYAYEIESLALVEATDLSIQMASMVTDAKMVLVDDLKIPALDPPRASAKSKETKEVNLGLDDPTKTAKIGANLDPK; from the exons ATGACGACCGCGGCCACCATTAGGATAGTGGttgtgatcggccagaagggtctaaagcta ggtgtggtacctggcagggcatcacGATCGCTTGGTGAGATCACCCTCCCAGTACAATTCGGCACAGCTAGCAACttccgcgtcgagcacatcaacttctacgtcgctgacttcaacactgccaaccacgccatacttggtcggccagctctagccaagttcatggccataccgcactatgcctgTTTGGTATTGAAGATGCCCTCGCCTACAAGAGTTCTAGCCCTATGGGCTAACCTCTCCATTGTCTATGCCTATGAaatagagagtctcgctctcgttgaagccaccgacctctccatccagatggctagcatggtcactgATGCCAAGATGGTGCTCGTCGATGACCTAAAGATCCCAGCGCTGGACCCTCCTCGCGCCtctgccaagtctaaggaaacgaaggaggtcaacctcggcctcgatgaccccaccaagactGCTAAGATTGGGGCtaatctcgaccccaaatag